From the genome of Methanothermobacter sp., one region includes:
- a CDS encoding flavodoxin family protein, translating to MKVLLLCGSPRKESNTMTALERCAEKIREEGLETEIISLRRLDIKSCRACLTCAKTGECAIDDGLNTIIQKIRESEGFIIGSPVYFGTARGDVMSALQRIGMVSRASDNFLKWKVGGPIAVARRGGHTATIQEMLMFYLINDMIVPGSTYWNILFAWAAGEVEDDKEGIETIEHFGENVAKLIKKIY from the coding sequence ATGAAAGTTTTATTATTATGTGGAAGTCCGAGGAAAGAAAGCAACACTATGACAGCCCTAGAAAGATGTGCCGAGAAAATCAGGGAAGAAGGCCTTGAAACCGAGATAATCTCTTTAAGGAGACTGGACATTAAATCTTGTAGGGCATGTCTAACCTGTGCAAAGACAGGTGAATGCGCAATAGATGATGGGCTCAACACCATCATCCAAAAAATAAGAGAATCAGAAGGATTCATAATAGGATCCCCAGTATATTTTGGAACAGCACGCGGAGATGTCATGTCAGCACTACAAAGGATAGGGATGGTTTCAAGAGCCTCTGACAATTTCTTAAAATGGAAGGTCGGCGGACCCATTGCAGTGGCCCGTAGGGGTGGTCATACAGCTACAATACAAGAAATGCTAATGTTCTATCTCATAAATGATATGATAGTCCCAGGTTCAACCTATTGGAATATCCTATTCGCCTGGGCTGCTGGTGAAGTTGAAGATGATAAAGAGGGTATTGAAACTATAGAACATTTCGGCGAAAACGTGGCTAAACTGATCAAAAAAATATACTAG
- a CDS encoding NifB/NifX family molybdenum-iron cluster-binding protein — translation MKIAVASSDGENVDSHFGKASKFIIYEFDGEKAEMVDEREINIDPAEKHQWMKTLDAVRDCDIVIAVQAGLRAKLGLEEASIKLVSDEGPIDEVIKRYIKHYKFMKS, via the coding sequence TTGAAGATAGCTGTAGCATCATCTGACGGTGAAAATGTGGACTCGCATTTCGGTAAAGCATCTAAGTTTATTATTTACGAGTTCGATGGTGAAAAAGCGGAGATGGTTGATGAAAGAGAAATTAACATTGACCCGGCTGAAAAACATCAATGGATGAAAACATTAGATGCTGTTAGAGACTGTGATATTGTAATAGCTGTCCAGGCCGGATTAAGGGCTAAATTAGGCCTTGAAGAGGCGAGTATAAAACTCGTATCAGATGAAGGGCCCATAGACGAGGTTATTAAGAGGTATATTAAACATTACAAGTTTATGAAAAGCTAA
- a CDS encoding 30S ribosomal protein S3ae, with the protein MAKVRRRRVRDTWKEKKWYTVTAPSLFGEKEIGVTPARDPKLLFTRRVEATMRELTGDFSKQYVKLKFEIENVTGDKATTKFIGHEVTTDYVRSMIRRGTSRVDAPKIVKTKDGYKVKIHTLAITTRRAKSSQQRYMRKIIEDKIEELASEKTFNELVEGIVTGKIASEIYHEAKKVYPLKRVEIIKTRVLEEPA; encoded by the coding sequence ATGGCTAAAGTGAGAAGAAGAAGAGTGAGAGACACATGGAAAGAAAAAAAATGGTATACTGTAACAGCCCCGAGTTTATTCGGAGAAAAAGAGATAGGTGTTACGCCTGCACGTGACCCTAAACTATTATTTACTAGGAGAGTAGAGGCTACGATGCGAGAACTTACCGGTGATTTTTCAAAGCAATATGTTAAATTAAAATTTGAAATAGAAAACGTGACAGGAGACAAGGCAACTACAAAGTTCATAGGCCACGAGGTTACAACAGATTATGTGCGAAGCATGATAAGAAGAGGTACTAGTCGTGTTGACGCTCCAAAGATAGTGAAAACAAAGGATGGTTACAAGGTAAAAATCCATACCCTCGCCATAACAACCCGGCGAGCCAAATCATCACAGCAAAGATACATGCGTAAGATCATCGAAGATAAAATAGAAGAGCTTGCAAGTGAAAAAACCTTTAACGAGCTCGTAGAGGGTATTGTAACAGGGAAAATAGCCTCAGAAATATATCATGAAGCCAAGAAGGTTTACCCCCTCAAAAGGGTTGAGATAATAAAGACAAGAGTATTAGAGGAACCAGCCTAG
- a CDS encoding TIGR00297 family protein, whose protein sequence is MKDFNWIYVLICILIGFLTYNRRALDLWGSLLMVIMGFIIIVAAGFNWLILIFIFLILSLLATKYKKNYKKSMKLYEGRRNARNVISNGIIPFIMASFSYYDGFLGGFIGSVATATADTLASEIGVLQTPRLITDLTKEVKPGTDGGVSPLGTAAGIIGAGIIGLSAYFLNICPNPLISVKIAVIAGTIGCFMDSILGALFERKNYINNEQVNLLATVTGAAAGIILLHF, encoded by the coding sequence ATGAAAGATTTTAATTGGATTTATGTACTCATATGCATACTTATAGGCTTTTTAACTTACAATCGGCGCGCCTTGGATTTGTGGGGATCCCTCTTAATGGTTATAATGGGTTTTATTATAATAGTAGCTGCTGGGTTTAATTGGCTGATTTTAATATTCATTTTTTTGATCCTAAGCCTTTTAGCCACAAAATATAAGAAAAATTACAAGAAATCCATGAAACTTTATGAAGGTAGAAGGAATGCTCGAAACGTCATATCCAATGGTATAATACCATTTATAATGGCCAGCTTCAGCTACTATGATGGGTTCCTTGGGGGATTCATAGGATCAGTGGCAACGGCAACAGCAGACACGCTAGCAAGCGAAATAGGAGTGTTGCAGACGCCCAGACTAATAACAGATTTGACAAAGGAAGTTAAACCTGGAACAGATGGTGGCGTATCACCGCTAGGAACCGCTGCAGGTATCATCGGAGCAGGCATCATCGGCCTATCAGCATATTTTCTCAATATATGCCCTAACCCCTTAATATCCGTTAAAATAGCCGTGATAGCAGGTACCATAGGATGCTTCATGGACAGCATACTAGGCGCTTTATTTGAACGAAAAAATTACATTAACAATGAACAAGTGAATCTATTAGCAACAGTTACAGGAGCAGCTGCAGGGATAATCCTCCTCCATTTCTAA
- a CDS encoding 2,3-bisphosphoglycerate-independent phosphoglycerate mutase, whose protein sequence is MKSLIMIIDGMADRPIPELGEKTPLEAAETPNMDKLAENGINGIMDPIKPGIRVGSDTAHLSILGYDPYKVYTGRGPFEAAGVGVEVKPGDIAFRCNFATQDKDGIIIDRRAGRIREKTDKIAETINSMEIEGFEDVEIIFKESTGHRAVLVLRGENLSDKVSDSDPKKEGKPPKTVKPLNDSPAAEKTAKLLNKLVKKSYKLLKDHPVNIERLKKSENPANIILPRGAGEVPHIKKFEEKYGLKAACIAETGLIRGIGNLTGMDIIEVEGATGGIDTNLKNIKDAIFDTINSPYDFILVNIDGADEAGHDGDLKGKIEFLEKVDEILEDFPLDEMFFVFTADHTTPISVKDHTGDPVPIVINGPGIRVDNIKRFNEREASKGGLCRIKGSDIMNILLDLMDKTEKFGA, encoded by the coding sequence ATGAAAAGCCTAATAATGATAATTGATGGGATGGCAGACCGTCCAATACCAGAACTAGGAGAAAAAACACCCTTAGAAGCTGCTGAAACCCCAAATATGGACAAGTTAGCGGAGAATGGTATTAATGGTATCATGGACCCGATAAAGCCTGGTATAAGGGTTGGAAGCGACACAGCACACCTTTCAATACTAGGATACGACCCATATAAAGTCTATACTGGCAGAGGACCATTTGAAGCCGCCGGGGTTGGAGTAGAAGTGAAACCAGGAGACATAGCGTTCAGATGCAATTTCGCAACTCAAGACAAGGACGGGATAATAATAGACAGGCGAGCAGGCCGAATAAGGGAAAAAACCGACAAAATAGCTGAAACAATCAACTCCATGGAAATAGAAGGCTTCGAAGATGTTGAAATAATCTTCAAGGAATCTACAGGACACAGGGCAGTCCTAGTTTTAAGGGGTGAAAATCTTTCAGATAAAGTATCGGATTCCGACCCTAAAAAGGAGGGCAAACCCCCCAAGACTGTTAAACCATTAAACGATTCTCCAGCAGCTGAAAAAACCGCGAAACTACTAAACAAACTTGTCAAAAAATCATACAAATTACTTAAAGACCACCCAGTTAACATAGAACGCCTAAAAAAGTCTGAAAATCCTGCTAACATCATACTACCGAGAGGGGCTGGGGAAGTACCTCATATAAAAAAATTTGAGGAAAAATATGGGCTAAAAGCAGCATGTATAGCTGAAACAGGACTCATAAGAGGTATAGGGAACCTAACAGGCATGGACATCATAGAAGTGGAAGGAGCAACCGGTGGCATAGACACCAACCTAAAGAATATAAAAGACGCAATCTTTGATACAATAAACAGCCCATATGATTTCATACTTGTAAACATTGACGGCGCCGATGAAGCAGGCCACGACGGAGACCTGAAAGGCAAAATAGAATTCCTAGAAAAAGTTGATGAAATACTCGAAGACTTCCCATTAGATGAGATGTTTTTTGTCTTCACAGCCGACCACACCACCCCAATAAGTGTAAAAGACCATACCGGAGACCCTGTACCCATCGTAATTAATGGTCCAGGTATAAGAGTGGATAACATAAAAAGATTCAATGAAAGAGAAGCAAGCAAAGGTGGACTCTGCAGGATAAAAGGATCAGATATAATGAACATACTACTCGACCTAATGGACAAAACAGAAAAATTTGGTGCATAA
- the glmM gene encoding phosphoglucosamine mutase: MKLFGTSGIRGRFKEKLTASLSLNVGKAIATYLKGEGEVIVGYDPRTSSQLIENALSAGLMEGGCNVIKIGMVPTPLIGYATSKLKAKAGVMITASHNPPEYNGIKVWNHNGMAYSPAQEKEIERIIHEKDYITVDWDNLGSSDHLDITKMYMEDLLEHFKIKTDLKVVVDCGCGAASHITPIILRRIGCEVLSLNCQPDGFFPGRNPEPTPENLKDLMSMVKASGADLGIAHDGDADRMVAVDEKGRFADFDKLLTLIAKEKGGKIITTVDASISLDECLKEVGGKVIRTKVGDVHVAEALIREGGSFGGEPSGTWLHPEFSLSPDGIFSALKLVEIVSEKGPLSKLLDEIPSYHNIRDKIPCPDTKKGNVMEKVKKQLPQQFKEKIQIDNIDGTRISLEDGSWVLIRPSGTEPYIRIRIEAKKEKTAKKLHNMSRSFMEKIIRGL; encoded by the coding sequence ATGAAGCTTTTTGGAACATCAGGCATCAGAGGAAGATTTAAAGAAAAATTAACAGCATCATTATCTTTAAATGTTGGGAAAGCCATCGCAACTTACCTCAAAGGAGAAGGTGAAGTCATAGTAGGATACGATCCGCGCACATCAAGCCAACTCATAGAAAACGCATTATCCGCAGGGCTGATGGAAGGAGGATGTAACGTCATCAAAATAGGAATGGTCCCCACACCACTTATAGGATATGCCACTTCCAAACTCAAAGCCAAGGCAGGTGTAATGATAACAGCCTCACACAACCCACCAGAATACAATGGAATAAAAGTATGGAACCATAATGGAATGGCATATTCACCAGCCCAAGAAAAAGAAATAGAAAGAATAATCCATGAAAAAGATTACATTACGGTAGACTGGGACAATCTAGGAAGTTCAGATCACTTGGACATTACAAAAATGTACATGGAAGATTTACTAGAACATTTTAAAATAAAAACCGATCTTAAAGTAGTGGTTGATTGTGGTTGTGGAGCAGCATCACATATAACCCCAATAATCTTAAGAAGAATTGGATGCGAAGTCTTATCATTAAATTGTCAACCAGACGGCTTTTTCCCAGGCCGAAACCCCGAACCAACCCCAGAAAACCTGAAAGATCTCATGAGCATGGTTAAAGCCAGTGGGGCTGACCTTGGCATAGCCCATGATGGCGACGCTGACAGGATGGTAGCAGTTGACGAAAAAGGCAGGTTCGCAGATTTTGATAAACTTCTAACACTAATTGCCAAAGAGAAGGGCGGGAAAATCATCACCACAGTTGACGCGTCCATCAGCCTTGATGAATGTTTAAAAGAAGTCGGAGGAAAGGTTATAAGGACAAAGGTTGGGGACGTGCATGTTGCAGAAGCCCTAATCAGAGAAGGAGGATCATTCGGCGGGGAACCATCCGGCACATGGTTACACCCAGAATTTTCTTTATCACCTGATGGAATATTCTCAGCCCTCAAACTCGTTGAAATAGTATCAGAAAAGGGTCCATTATCCAAATTACTCGATGAAATACCATCATATCACAATATAAGGGATAAAATACCTTGTCCTGACACGAAAAAAGGTAATGTGATGGAAAAAGTTAAAAAACAATTACCACAACAATTCAAAGAAAAAATCCAAATAGATAACATAGACGGTACAAGAATATCACTAGAGGATGGCAGTTGGGTACTTATAAGACCATCAGGCACAGAACCATATATAAGAATCAGAATAGAAGCTAAAAAAGAAAAAACAGCCAAAAAACTTCATAATATGAGCCGATCATTCATGGAAAAAATTATAAGGGGATTATGA
- a CDS encoding sugar phosphate nucleotidyltransferase — translation MMMQAVILTAGEGTRMRPLTLTRPKTMLPIAGKPILQYNIEALKENGIKDIIMITGYHESKVKEYFGNGDKFNVNIRYHTQKEQLGTANAIKYAREYIEDDFIVLNGDIITEPATITDLISHYKEADTTIVLREVKDPSQFGVVKLEGDNVKDIIEKPPANKAPGNLVNTGIYLFNHKIFDYIERTKKSPRGEYEITDSIKMQIKDNLTIKGIISKRHWVDVGKPWELLEANETLLKNIKEDIKGEIEDNVTIHGPIILGEGSIIRSGTYIIGPIYIGKNCEIGPNSYIRANTSIGDNVSIGNAVEIKNSIIMDKTNINHLSYVGDSVIGENCNLGAGTNIANLRFDDNHVKMTIKGEKIDTGRRKMGVIFADNVKTGINSSFNPGIKVGVGSQIGPGSIISHDIPSNRLVIVNQEHIISKRD, via the coding sequence ATTATGATGCAAGCAGTCATCCTAACTGCAGGTGAAGGGACAAGGATGAGACCCCTCACACTCACAAGGCCCAAGACAATGCTACCAATAGCAGGCAAACCCATACTACAATATAACATAGAAGCCCTAAAAGAAAATGGCATCAAAGACATTATAATGATAACAGGATACCATGAATCAAAGGTGAAAGAATATTTCGGGAATGGGGACAAATTCAACGTAAATATAAGATACCATACACAAAAAGAACAATTAGGAACGGCAAATGCAATAAAATATGCCAGAGAATACATAGAGGATGATTTCATAGTACTCAATGGTGACATTATCACCGAACCAGCCACTATCACAGATTTAATATCACATTATAAAGAAGCGGACACCACCATAGTACTCAGAGAAGTCAAAGATCCAAGCCAATTCGGCGTTGTTAAACTAGAAGGAGACAACGTAAAGGATATCATAGAAAAACCACCAGCCAATAAAGCCCCAGGGAACCTGGTAAACACTGGAATATACCTATTCAATCATAAAATATTCGATTACATTGAAAGGACAAAAAAATCACCCCGCGGAGAATACGAGATAACAGATTCCATCAAAATGCAAATAAAAGACAATTTAACAATAAAAGGCATAATATCCAAAAGGCATTGGGTAGACGTTGGAAAACCATGGGAATTATTAGAAGCCAATGAAACACTCCTCAAAAACATAAAAGAAGACATAAAAGGTGAAATAGAGGATAACGTCACAATCCACGGGCCGATCATCCTAGGAGAGGGGAGCATAATAAGATCAGGAACATACATTATAGGCCCCATCTACATAGGAAAAAATTGTGAAATAGGACCCAACTCCTACATTAGAGCAAACACATCAATAGGAGACAATGTAAGCATAGGAAACGCCGTCGAAATCAAAAATTCCATAATAATGGATAAAACAAATATAAACCATTTATCCTATGTGGGAGATTCTGTCATCGGAGAAAACTGCAATCTCGGCGCGGGGACAAACATAGCAAACCTCCGATTTGACGATAACCATGTAAAAATGACAATAAAAGGGGAAAAAATAGACACAGGCCGCCGCAAAATGGGGGTGATCTTCGCAGATAATGTTAAAACTGGCATCAATTCCTCCTTTAACCCAGGCATTAAAGTGGGAGTCGGATCCCAAATAGGACCTGGCAGTATAATATCACATGACATACCCTCAAACAGACTAGTAATAGTAAATCAAGAACATATAATCAGCAAAAGAGATTAG
- a CDS encoding gamma carbonic anhydrase family protein, with protein MGKNFKVFSGAKIIGEVEIGDHSSIWYNAVVRGDIEPIKIGSYSNIQDNCVVHTSKGFKTIIGDYVSVGHAAVLHGCRINDNVLIGMNATILNGSTINKDSIIGAGTVVTEGKEFPPGSLILGVPGRLIRELTKEEIKSVKDNALRYSKLAKKGL; from the coding sequence ATGGGAAAGAACTTTAAAGTCTTCAGTGGAGCTAAAATAATAGGTGAAGTCGAAATAGGAGATCATTCATCAATATGGTATAATGCCGTGGTGAGAGGCGACATCGAACCCATCAAGATAGGCTCATATTCCAATATCCAAGACAATTGTGTAGTACATACAAGCAAAGGCTTCAAGACTATAATAGGAGATTATGTATCTGTGGGGCATGCAGCTGTATTACATGGTTGTAGGATAAACGATAATGTACTTATAGGGATGAACGCAACCATCCTCAATGGCTCCACCATCAACAAAGATTCTATTATAGGAGCAGGTACTGTTGTAACCGAGGGAAAAGAATTCCCCCCAGGGAGTCTAATACTCGGCGTCCCAGGGAGGCTCATAAGGGAACTTACAAAAGAAGAGATAAAATCTGTAAAAGACAATGCGCTAAGATACTCTAAACTCGCCAAGAAGGGGTTATAA
- the hisC gene encoding histidinol-phosphate transaminase: protein MAKIRDAILGIEPYVPGRSTKEIAEEYHLKESEIVKLGSNENPLGPSPKAVKAVKRETKNMHRYPESGLDDLKKAIADYSGTSPNQIIIGGDGADEIIDLLGKTFMETGTEFIVPIPSYMYYEYTLRPYGARPTYAKWDMEKNTVDTKSVIESINDKTKLIFLCTPNNPTGGLISKDDIVSILDSTSALVVVDEAYFEFAGVSNIGLIEDYENLFILRTFSKAMGLAGMRIGYGISNPRIIDYMHRIKPVFSLTRLSYVAALATLSDRDYIKRSIEFSIKSREYLYSRLLQMDKIRVLKSYANYLLVDIRETGMNAGQLTDELLKRGVIVRDCTSFKGLDEYWIRVSVGTMKENDKFIEALGEIIE, encoded by the coding sequence ATGGCCAAGATAAGGGATGCGATACTAGGAATAGAACCATACGTACCTGGAAGATCAACAAAAGAAATAGCTGAAGAATATCACCTTAAAGAAAGTGAAATCGTGAAACTCGGATCCAATGAAAACCCCCTCGGACCCTCACCCAAGGCAGTTAAAGCCGTGAAACGTGAAACCAAAAACATGCACAGATACCCAGAATCAGGACTGGATGATCTTAAAAAAGCAATCGCAGACTATTCAGGGACTTCCCCCAATCAGATAATAATTGGGGGTGATGGCGCCGATGAGATAATAGATCTCCTCGGCAAAACCTTCATGGAAACTGGCACAGAATTCATCGTACCAATACCATCCTACATGTATTATGAGTATACTCTACGCCCATATGGTGCAAGACCCACCTATGCAAAATGGGACATGGAAAAGAATACCGTTGATACAAAATCTGTCATAGAATCCATAAATGATAAAACAAAGCTTATATTTTTATGCACTCCTAACAATCCTACTGGTGGCCTGATCTCAAAGGATGATATAGTCAGCATACTTGACTCAACTTCTGCATTAGTTGTAGTGGATGAAGCCTATTTTGAATTTGCAGGTGTCAGTAACATAGGACTCATCGAGGATTATGAGAACTTGTTCATCCTAAGAACATTTTCAAAGGCCATGGGCCTCGCTGGTATGCGTATAGGTTATGGTATTTCGAATCCTAGGATAATAGATTATATGCATCGTATTAAGCCCGTTTTCAGTTTGACTAGACTTTCGTATGTAGCTGCCCTTGCGACATTATCTGACAGGGATTATATAAAAAGGTCTATTGAATTTTCAATTAAAAGTAGGGAATATCTATATTCTAGACTTCTACAAATGGATAAGATTAGAGTCCTTAAGTCCTATGCAAATTATCTATTGGTGGATATACGCGAAACTGGCATGAACGCGGGTCAATTGACAGATGAGCTGCTTAAGAGGGGTGTTATAGTCAGGGATTGCACATCATTCAAAGGTTTGGACGAATATTGGATACGTGTGAGTGTAGGGACAATGAAAGAAAATGATAAGTTCATAGAAGCCCTCGGGGAGATCATAGAGTGA
- a CDS encoding anaerobic ribonucleoside-triphosphate reductase activating protein: MKIGNYSISTVDFPGTPSLVIFLAGCSLKCPYCHNPELIKGGKNVSLKDIYKKIIESKDLVDAIVISGGEPLLQIDELEKILEFAKSQKLKTKLDTNGYQPKYIDKIKDLVDYVALDVKAPFEKYRKLFGFDGAKVKETMNILSESNVFLECRTTYVPKLLKPGDIIKIASQINCDLYVIQQFRNKMVLDPKFKNVNPPSPSILKDIAKKAKRYCENVKIRTQEFGEEKI; encoded by the coding sequence ATGAAGATTGGAAATTATAGTATTTCTACGGTGGATTTTCCCGGCACACCATCACTTGTGATATTCCTTGCTGGTTGTTCGCTTAAATGTCCATATTGCCACAATCCAGAACTAATAAAAGGAGGAAAAAATGTTTCACTCAAAGACATTTACAAAAAAATAATAGAATCTAAGGATTTAGTAGATGCTATTGTGATAAGTGGTGGAGAACCACTTTTACAAATAGATGAACTAGAGAAGATTCTAGAATTCGCTAAGTCACAAAAACTTAAAACGAAACTGGACACCAATGGCTACCAACCAAAGTACATCGATAAGATAAAAGATCTAGTAGATTATGTTGCACTCGATGTTAAAGCCCCATTTGAAAAATATCGGAAACTTTTCGGTTTTGATGGGGCTAAAGTCAAAGAAACAATGAATATATTATCAGAATCAAATGTCTTCCTTGAGTGTAGAACCACTTATGTCCCTAAGCTTTTAAAACCGGGAGACATTATAAAGATCGCTTCTCAAATCAATTGCGACCTTTATGTGATACAACAATTCAGGAACAAAATGGTACTCGACCCCAAATTCAAGAATGTTAATCCACCATCACCTTCCATTTTAAAGGACATCGCAAAGAAAGCTAAAAGGTATTGTGAAAACGTGAAGATCAGAACGCAAGAATTTGGAGAAGAAAAAATATAA
- a CDS encoding tetratricopeptide repeat protein, which yields MPILSFNSRQIDLITGEKSMTIRKLWKKRLKVGDRLHCYWNLISKERQKVFEAEVTSVEIIKFKELIKDDKLAQEDGFKDANELKKEFERIYGDIDDETEFQIIRFKRLPIEEWEGEKIDQKAMIIQKADILFDLGKYKESKTCYNAALKLDPENVYILNRLADNLTRLGKFQKAIEYYDKALELEPENEYIWNNKAITLLNAGNIKGALNSSNRALKINPKDTTILYWHGVILEVMGEKKEALKYYDKAIKADDKNVGAWNARGDLLSELGKKEEAIKSYENALKLALEDDESATLWNRKGNALFELGRFQDALECYDRALELEPENDIFWSNRGVTLLELNRFEEALESFNRALMINPKNEDAKILKEECLENL from the coding sequence TTGCCCATCCTATCATTCAACAGCCGCCAAATCGACCTTATAACCGGCGAAAAGAGCATGACCATACGTAAACTGTGGAAAAAACGCCTAAAAGTAGGTGATAGACTCCACTGTTACTGGAACCTCATATCAAAAGAGCGTCAAAAAGTTTTCGAAGCCGAAGTTACAAGTGTAGAGATCATAAAATTCAAAGAACTTATAAAAGACGATAAACTAGCCCAAGAAGACGGTTTTAAAGATGCTAATGAACTTAAAAAAGAATTTGAAAGGATATATGGGGACATTGATGATGAAACCGAATTTCAGATTATAAGATTCAAAAGATTGCCAATTGAAGAATGGGAAGGCGAAAAAATAGACCAAAAAGCCATGATAATCCAAAAGGCAGACATATTATTCGACCTTGGAAAATATAAAGAATCAAAAACATGCTATAATGCAGCCTTAAAATTAGATCCAGAAAATGTTTACATACTAAATAGGCTAGCAGACAACCTCACAAGACTTGGAAAATTCCAAAAGGCAATAGAATACTATGACAAAGCATTAGAGTTAGAACCAGAAAACGAATACATATGGAATAACAAGGCAATCACATTACTCAACGCAGGCAACATAAAAGGAGCATTAAACTCCAGTAATAGAGCCCTCAAAATAAATCCAAAGGATACAACCATATTATACTGGCATGGAGTGATACTAGAAGTTATGGGAGAAAAAAAAGAAGCGCTCAAATACTATGATAAGGCTATCAAAGCAGATGATAAAAATGTGGGGGCATGGAACGCCAGGGGCGACCTACTATCAGAACTCGGAAAAAAAGAAGAAGCTATAAAATCTTATGAAAACGCATTAAAGTTAGCACTAGAAGATGATGAAAGTGCAACACTCTGGAATAGGAAGGGTAATGCGTTATTCGAACTTGGAAGATTTCAGGACGCCCTAGAATGCTATGACAGGGCATTAGAATTAGAACCAGAAAATGATATATTTTGGAGCAACCGTGGCGTCACATTGCTCGAATTAAACCGCTTCGAAGAAGCCCTTGAATCATTCAACAGAGCACTAATGATAAACCCAAAAAACGAAGACGCTAAAATACTTAAAGAAGAATGCCTCGAAAACCTCTGA